The Halanaerobiales bacterium genomic interval TTCTGAGAAAAAACGAGTATTTAAGAGCTAATTTAAATAACAAGAGGGAGGGGATTAATTTGAACAAAAAAGTTAAATTTTTAGTTTTTCTATTTAGTATAATAATTATCTTAAGTGGGTGTAGTAACCAGCTAACAGAAAATAGTGGTTTATCGGAAAGTGGTGATGGTATAGTATCCTTAAAAATTAATGAACCAGAAACTAAAATAAATAAAATAGTAAATTCCGATAAAACAGCAAAAATCCAGAGTACTTCTGAAGAACAGATTACTCTTTCAGAGGTTATTATCAAAATTAAAAAGGAAGATGGATCATTAATTAAAGAAAAAACTATTGATATGGCAAATTTTGATTATGAAAAACCTATTGCATTACAAAATCTACCTAATGAAGATTTGCTTGTAGAAGTTGTAGTTAATGATGAGACAGGAAAAGTAATTTATGAAGGAAGTGCTAAAACTACAATTTTTACTGAAGCTACAACAAATTTAGCAATAAAATTAAAAATAGCAAAAGGTGATTTAGATGTAGAAGTGAATATTCCTGCTGATTTTACTCCTGATTCAGGTATTGTAGAACTTAATACAACTCTGGAAAACCCTGAAGATGTTAGAACTAAAAGCTTAAATATTGATATGTCAAATGGGATAGCAACTGCCTCTTTTTCTGATGTGAAAGCAGGAATATATCCTTTGAGTATTAAGTTAAAAAATGATTCTAAAACTGAAATTGGTGAAGGACAAATATTTATTCGTCCCTCTCGAACTGCTAAAGCAGTTATTGATCTTGTAGGAAATGGTGATTTAAATATTAATTTGGATTGGGAATATCCACCAATGCCTCCTGAGTATCTATCAGTCTCGACAGATAATGAAAATGGTATTGTATTAAATTGGCCAGAAAGTACTAGTAGTAATGTTGCAGGT includes:
- a CDS encoding fibronectin type III domain-containing protein, with amino-acid sequence MNKKVKFLVFLFSIIIILSGCSNQLTENSGLSESGDGIVSLKINEPETKINKIVNSDKTAKIQSTSEEQITLSEVIIKIKKEDGSLIKEKTIDMANFDYEKPIALQNLPNEDLLVEVVVNDETGKVIYEGSAKTTIFTEATTNLAIKLKIAKGDLDVEVNIPADFTPDSGIVELNTTLENPEDVRTKSLNIDMSNGIATASFSDVKAGIYPLSIKLKNDSKTEIGEGQIFIRPSRTAKAVIDLVGNGDLNINLDWEYPPMPPEYLSVSTDNENGIVLNWPESTSSNVAGYMVYRSKSINGRKTLLTKEAIKKTTYLDNSELYEGTNYVYWVQSYSENGIAGEFNSSSVIT